GTTCTTGATTTTGGCGTGATAGTTCAAGCCGAGGGTATCTTTGTCGGTGGGTTTCCAGACCACGCCACCGAACCAGCCAACCGAAATGTTATCCACCTTGACCCGGATCAGCGACTCGCCAACGCCGGATGGGAATGCCGCCCCGCCAAGCCCTGGAGACACAGCGGCAGCGGCTAACAAGTCCACGTTCTGGCTGACGAAGCCCTGGCTGCGCTGGACAATTGCACCACCACCGATGGAGAACTGATCGTTGACCTTGAACGACAGCGAGCCTGTCAGGCCAACCGTTTCGATTTTGGTATCGACGGCAAAATCACGAAACTTGGAGTTCTCATTCCAAGTCGTGCGCATGCCCTGTGGCACCACCTGACTCAAGCCGAACGCAAACCGGTCGCCCATGGGAATAACCAGGAACCCGGTCGGCAGCCACGCGGTAAAACCACCTTGGCCACCGTCGTTGTTGTTCAACACCGGGTCGCCCATGGTGCCTTGATCATCGAGCACGGGCGTATTAGTCACAGGGTTGCCGGCATAGTCATACGCCTGGCCGCTGTATTTGATTTTAACGCGTGCGTAGTCAACCGTTTGTTGCGCAATGGTGGAGTCGATAAACGCCATCGCCGCCGGGTTGTTGTACGCGGCACTCGGATCGTTCTTGAACAGCGAACCACCACCAAATGCTCGGCCCCAGCCCGGAGCGCCATAGGTTGGCGTAGAGAAACCGCCCGCCTGTACGGTGCCCGTGGTCATCAAGCCGCCCAGCAGGGCCAGGCCCAATAACGTGTGAGCGTGTTGTTTCTTATTATTCATGCGGCACTCCTTATTATTATTTACGCCCGGCCCCTGCCGGTGGGTCGTGTGCTACAGGGCGTGGTTCAAGAACGCGCCTGTTCTGATACGGGTAATGCATTCAGGGATTGGTAGTAATCGAACCGGTCAGCGTGGCGTTCAACGACACCAGCGTGCAGTTGCCAGCCATGGCTTGATTGACGCTGCTCAACACATGCGATGCGTTGTCCCAGGAGGCCACAACATTGGTGGGACCGCAGTGGGTAGTGTCAGTCCCCCACAGGTTGCGCATGGTGAACCCCACATTGTTGATGACACCTTGGCTGGTGCTGCTCAGGTTCACGGTCCACGGTAAGTCGACAGGTTTAAATAAGGCGCAGAGCGCATTGCCGGCCGGGATGACGCTGTTGATAGTGGCAACGCCATTGGCGTCAATTGTTCCCGAGAGACTCAAACCGCACGTCATGGCCCCTTGGAAGGTGGCCGGTGATTTCAATACAACACTGGCATTGGTACTGCTGAACGGACCCGGCGGGCTGAAACCTGCCGCGCACACTGCCGATGAAACCACGCCCAGGGCGACTATCATTGAACCCAGGAGGGCTGTTTTTCTAAGGCTTTGCATTGTCATGTTCCCCAGACAATAAACACCGAATCCAACCGGCTCCGCCGGTGGTTTTCCCGCAGCCGGTACCTCGCGGGAGGTACCGGCCTTTCTACGGGTGATCAGCCCTTACGGAGTGACGCGCTTACGGGTTAACCGACAGCGTCGGAGCCACGACACTCAGGGAAACCACGGTGCAGTTGCCGCTCAGCGATTGGTTGGCAGCCGACAGGGTCTTGGTGCCTGGAGTCCATGCCACAGCGATAGGGGTAGGACCGCAGTTGGTGGCCGGGATCGAGGTGATCTTGTAGCCGACATTGGTCACGGTACCGGTGGTGCCCGTTGCAGCAGTGAGCACCCAAGGCAGGTTGGTCAGGGTAGGCAAACTGCACAGGCCGCCACCGGTCAAGGTGGCACCATTGATAGAAGCCACGCCACCGCTAACGTTGCCGGTAAAGGTGATGCCGCAGGTCACCGCAGCACCGAAGGACGAAGGCGACTTCACCACGATGGTGCCGGGGTTAGTCGAGAACGGGCCATCGGGGGTGATGGAAGCCGCACTGGCCATCGAAGCCGCGCCAAAGCACAGAGCAAAAGAAGTTGCACAAACGAGGGTTTTCAAGCTTTTCATTGTTTTTCCTCACATGTTATGGCGAGTCATTTCGCCAGGGGTAATGGCCATGATCGAGAGGTCACGGTGAAACTGCAGAACTTCCCTTTCCAGCCAAATTTCAATGCACTTACCGCTACAGTTTTAGAATTCGTTTATTCGACCACTTTGAAGGTGGGCGGCATCTTGATCGACACCGTCTTGATCTTGCAGTCTTCGCCAATCGGTACATTGGCGGCTTCCAACTTGCCGGTGGCGTTATCCCAGGTACCGTTGGCAATGGACGGGCCGCACTTGCCGCCTAAACCGAAGGCATGCACATCCACGCTGATGTTCGACATCGAGCCGCTTTTAGTGTCTTTGGCAGTTAACACCCAGGGTAAGTTGATGGCCTCGACACGGCTGCATTTAAGGCCGCCGTCGAATTCAACTTTGTCGACATTCACCGACGTGCCATCGGCCGCGACCTTGCCGGCCACCTTGATGGTGCAGTCGGCGCTGATCAGCGCGCCCTTGGAAAAGCTGATCGGGCCTTGGGCCGTAAAGGCGCTGCCGGCCGGCTCGATACGCGCAGCCTGGGCGTGTTGGTAAACCATCAGGCCCAATGCGGCCAGGATGACATGGGCAGTAAAGGTGGCAGGGCTTTGCATGGTGTACGTC
The window above is part of the Pseudomonas sp. KBS0710 genome. Proteins encoded here:
- a CDS encoding outer membrane protein transport protein gives rise to the protein MNNKKQHAHTLLGLALLGGLMTTGTVQAGGFSTPTYGAPGWGRAFGGGSLFKNDPSAAYNNPAAMAFIDSTIAQQTVDYARVKIKYSGQAYDYAGNPVTNTPVLDDQGTMGDPVLNNNDGGQGGFTAWLPTGFLVIPMGDRFAFGLSQVVPQGMRTTWNENSKFRDFAVDTKIETVGLTGSLSFKVNDQFSIGGGAIVQRSQGFVSQNVDLLAAAAVSPGLGGAAFPSGVGESLIRVKVDNISVGWFGGVVWKPTDKDTLGLNYHAKIKNKMTGKYNIKTDAIGRNAMTAPQGPNGETLVELAYPGLKLFPDGAHASTQLDIPATASIDWVHQFNDRWTLGMSATWTEWSSFQDLTLKSQGTTIVAIPYNYKNSWMTSIGGDYKATDELTLRAGVAYDQTPTRNSTRDPRIPDGDRYFLAFGAGYDIRAVPGLSVDAAYSHQFVQKVNLKTKNVDRLGEGQLNGTAESSGDVVSVSATYKF
- the praB gene encoding alkane oxidation protein activator PraB, giving the protein MQSLRKTALLGSMIVALGVVSSAVCAAGFSPPGPFSSTNASVVLKSPATFQGAMTCGLSLSGTIDANGVATINSVIPAGNALCALFKPVDLPWTVNLSSTSQGVINNVGFTMRNLWGTDTTHCGPTNVVASWDNASHVLSSVNQAMAGNCTLVSLNATLTGSITTNP
- the praB gene encoding alkane oxidation protein activator PraB yields the protein MKSLKTLVCATSFALCFGAASMASAASITPDGPFSTNPGTIVVKSPSSFGAAVTCGITFTGNVSGGVASINGATLTGGGLCSLPTLTNLPWVLTAATGTTGTVTNVGYKITSIPATNCGPTPIAVAWTPGTKTLSAANQSLSGNCTVVSLSVVAPTLSVNP
- the praA gene encoding alkane oxidation protein activator PraA — encoded protein: MQSPATFTAHVILAALGLMVYQHAQAARIEPAGSAFTAQGPISFSKGALISADCTIKVAGKVAADGTSVNVDKVEFDGGLKCSRVEAINLPWVLTAKDTKSGSMSNISVDVHAFGLGGKCGPSIANGTWDNATGKLEAANVPIGEDCKIKTVSIKMPPTFKVVE